From the Deltaproteobacteria bacterium genome, one window contains:
- a CDS encoding tripartite tricarboxylate transporter substrate-binding protein, whose amino-acid sequence MKILRSTLMGLVALSLVAGAAWAADEPFYKGKTIRIVVGYSPGGGFDTFSRLVGRYLSAHIPGNPSIIVMNMPGAGSKAAANRIYAMQPGDGRTIVAFNAGSLVDAVVGDSSIKFDPRKYIWITDPAIGSLPEVLWVRSDLPVKTFDDFRNSKKILHAGSTGLGSASTAATLFLRYLGYPIKAVMGYRGTSNVMAALERKELDARVMSQQTMQGNYRRYVKAGLVRPILSMGEEPRLKPIQGIATLKDLNLNAEQQRIADFLVGTWKLLRLFAVPPGTPPDRVAILRKGFMDTLSSPELLKQAERQNLVISPAAPEDIEKTVAGLYGAPKELLDKYKEIVSGK is encoded by the coding sequence ATGAAGATTCTGCGTTCGACGCTGATGGGACTCGTCGCGCTGTCGCTGGTGGCGGGTGCCGCCTGGGCCGCGGACGAGCCATTCTACAAAGGCAAGACGATCCGGATCGTCGTGGGCTACAGTCCCGGCGGCGGCTTCGACACGTTCTCCCGCCTGGTGGGCCGCTACCTGAGCGCCCACATCCCCGGCAATCCGTCAATCATCGTGATGAACATGCCGGGTGCAGGGAGCAAAGCCGCGGCCAACCGCATCTACGCCATGCAACCGGGCGACGGCCGTACGATCGTTGCATTCAACGCGGGCTCGCTTGTGGATGCGGTGGTGGGCGACTCGTCCATCAAGTTCGACCCGCGGAAGTACATCTGGATCACGGATCCGGCCATCGGAAGCCTGCCGGAGGTTCTCTGGGTCCGTAGCGACCTTCCCGTCAAGACGTTCGACGATTTCAGGAACTCCAAGAAGATCCTGCACGCCGGATCCACCGGTTTGGGGTCGGCCTCCACCGCGGCTACCCTCTTCCTGCGCTACCTGGGTTATCCCATCAAGGCGGTCATGGGCTATCGCGGTACGTCCAACGTCATGGCCGCCCTGGAACGCAAGGAACTGGACGCGCGGGTCATGTCCCAGCAGACCATGCAGGGCAACTACCGGCGCTACGTGAAGGCCGGGCTCGTGCGCCCGATCCTCTCCATGGGGGAGGAGCCGCGGCTCAAGCCGATCCAGGGCATCGCCACGCTCAAGGATCTCAATCTCAATGCCGAGCAGCAACGCATCGCGGACTTCCTGGTGGGGACGTGGAAGCTGCTGCGGTTGTTCGCCGTGCCTCCGGGCACGCCCCCGGACCGCGTGGCGATCCTGCGCAAGGGCTTCATGGATACCCTGAGCAGTCCGGAGCTCCTGAAGCAGGCCGAGCGGCAGAACCTGGTCATCTCGCCCGCCGCTCCGGAGGACATCGAGAAGACCGTCGCCGGCCTCTACGGCGCGCCGAAGGAGCTTCTCGACAAGTACAAGGAGATCGTGTCCGGGAAGTAG
- a CDS encoding NAD-dependent epimerase/dehydratase family protein — protein sequence MSSGLRSPSEAPKTALVTGASGFIAKHVVLELLNAGYRVVGSLRSESRRDEVRDAVRPRLTSAAGLDRRLRFVNLDLNQDGGWLDAMSGVDVLMHTASPLPMGQPRDENELIRPAVDGTLRALRAACAAGIRRVVLTSSSAAVTNRKPVPGKQRFDESDWSDPAWPGITPYTKSKTLAERAAWDFVADEAPDMELTTINPCLVLGRPLDDHYGTSLKVVERLLRGRDPMLPRVGLPVVDVEDVAHMHVRAVTAAGAAGKRIIGADEFMWLTEMTGVLREEYPGRRIPARTAPDFLIRLTGLFDRTIRSIVPLLGRRQELDNTRARELLDMEFTPAADSLRATARYIMERGLVR from the coding sequence ATGTCGTCTGGCCTCCGCTCCCCCTCCGAAGCGCCCAAGACCGCACTGGTCACCGGCGCCAGCGGCTTCATCGCCAAGCACGTCGTTCTTGAGCTGCTGAACGCGGGCTACCGGGTGGTGGGCTCGCTGCGGTCGGAATCGCGCCGGGACGAGGTGCGCGACGCGGTGCGGCCGCGTCTCACGTCGGCGGCCGGCCTCGACCGGCGCCTGCGCTTTGTCAACCTGGACCTCAACCAGGACGGCGGCTGGCTCGACGCCATGTCCGGCGTGGACGTATTGATGCACACGGCGTCGCCGCTGCCCATGGGGCAGCCGCGGGACGAGAACGAACTCATCCGGCCCGCCGTCGACGGCACTCTGCGGGCGCTCCGGGCCGCCTGCGCCGCGGGCATTCGCCGCGTGGTGCTGACATCCTCGTCCGCGGCCGTGACGAACCGGAAGCCCGTCCCCGGCAAACAACGGTTCGACGAGTCGGACTGGAGCGACCCCGCCTGGCCGGGCATCACGCCCTACACGAAATCCAAGACGCTGGCCGAACGCGCGGCTTGGGACTTCGTCGCCGACGAGGCGCCGGACATGGAGCTGACCACCATCAATCCATGCCTCGTGCTCGGCCGCCCCCTCGACGACCACTACGGCACCTCGCTAAAGGTGGTGGAGCGGCTGCTCCGGGGCCGGGATCCAATGCTGCCGAGAGTCGGCCTTCCCGTGGTGGATGTCGAGGACGTGGCGCACATGCACGTCCGCGCCGTCACCGCGGCCGGTGCCGCTGGCAAGCGCATCATCGGAGCCGACGAATTCATGTGGCTCACGGAGATGACGGGAGTCCTGAGGGAGGAATACCCCGGCCGGCGAATCCCTGCCAGGACGGCACCGGACTTCCTGATCCGTTTGACCGGCCTCTTCGACCGCACCATCCGTTCCATCGTCCCCCTGCTGGGACGACGCCAGGAACTTGACAATACCCGCGCGCGGGAACTCCTGGACATGGAGTTCACTCCGGCAGCCGACAGCCTCCGCGCCACCGCCCGCTACATCATGGAGCGCGGTCTGGTGCGTTGA